GATGATTTCCTCCAGATCAATAGAACCGTCAATCATTGCATTATAGATACGGTCTGGCTCGTCATCAAAAATAAGTGGAGCAGGTTGATCAGTGATTAACCAAGCTGCTAAATCCTCTTTAATTTTTTGCAAGTCTGCCATATCGTTCCCTTTAATCAAGATAGGCACATCCTCAGGACGCGGTAAAATGTCTGTACTTTCTAACAGACCGCCTGCCATACCAGGGATGGTTAATATGTTTCTTTTTATTGGCGCCCAAGAAGGTCGTTTTCTGCCCCGAAGCACCGTAACATAAGGTTTTCTTATTCCGTTGAATGTCATACCTGACATGAAAACACCTCCTTAGAACTTTTTCTTACGATCTAAATTAAATTCTTGCATTTGTGTGATATCATCAACTACCATTTCTGCTAATACTCTTCTATCTGGAGTAACCATTTGAATAATGACAGGTTGCTTTATCTCTTGCTGATTTAACATTTGCCTTGATTCGTTTGTAGTGCGAACTTTCGACCCTTGTGGAAGGTCAACTAATTCTGGCCCTTTTTCCCCAACGATCGCATAACCACCAGGATGATAGTTTGTACCAATTGCATATTTAGGAGTTTTACCAGAAGAAGTTCTTTTCTCCTCAACTTCAATGGTTTTCTTCTTCGGTTCTTTTTTATCCCAAAATGTTAACCAATCAAGAGCTTTTTCAATGGCTCTTGCCACATCTTCAAATACCCCAACTACAGCATCTACTGCATCAAAAATCGCGCCAAAGACAGTCTCAATTATTGATTGTATTTTTGAAAAAGCCGGAGCAACTATAAAATCCCATAAAGCTTTTAGTACTGGTAACAGAAAATTCTCGAAAATCTCATACACAATTTTGACTACACTAGCAATAATCCGAAAAACTGACTCTACAATACTTTGGATTTGAGGCATTTTTGATTGTATAAACTCAAAGAGTCGTTGAAGAATGGGCAAAATGTTATTTTGGAAAAACGACCAAACCATTTGAGCCACTTCGACTATTTTTCGAAAAACTACTTCTACGGTTGAACGAATTATAGGCATATTTCCTGCTATCCACTCATACAAACTGACAAAAATCGGCAGAATGTTATCGCGAAAAAACAACCAAACTGTTTGAGCTACTGCCCAAATCGCACTAAAAACTGTTTGGAAAATCCCTTGTACAATCGGAAAATTTCCTTGTACATTTGTAAACCATTCCTGAAGAATTGGAAGAATATTGTCTTTAAAGAACGAAAAAACCACCGATACCGCATCAAAAATGGCGCTAAAAGTTGTATTCATGATTTGTTCTGCTACCGGCATTTTTGAAGCTATCCAGTTTGCAAACTCATTAATTACTGGCATCACTTTTTCTTGGAATGGCTCAAAAACACCCATCATTAAGTTACGACCAATTCCTTGTAGAGCTTCACCAAATGAGTCATACTTTATCTCATTGATCTCTTTTAACACATCCGTATTGCCTGTAATACTATCGTTTGCTTGTGCCATAGCAACAACAGCTGCTGCGCCCATATCTTCAGCTTTTGTACCAAAGAGTTCAACTAATACCTGGGATTGTAGCAAAGGATCTTTTACTTCTCCCACAGCCGAAGCGATCGTTTTAAAAGCTTCCTTAGCACTATCGCCGCCTTTGGCAAATTGTTTTTGTAATTCGGCACCATTTTGTACACCAATTCTAGCAAGTGCGTCAGATGCTCTGGTGCTATTTTCCGTCATGATAATTCCAAATTCCTTAAATGCATCCGCTGCATAATCGAGGTTAAAAACTCCAGCTTTTTTTGCATTCTCGAACATTCCAAACATATCTGATGCATCCATGCCGGCCTGTTTAAAATAAACGCTGTATTCGTCAATCGTTGGAAGTAAATCATCCGCATAATTTAGCCCTTTTTGGGATGCTTCTGCAATAAAAGCCATAGCATCTGTGCCAGTTAAGCCAAACTGTTTCATTAGTTTATCGGATGATCGTAAAGATTCGGAAACATCATATTCGAATGTATCACGTAGCATAAGAGCATCTTGGCCTAACCACTGCAAATCTTCACCCATCGCGCCGGTTGTATTCTTAGCAAGAGCCATAGTTTGTGCTATCTCTTCAAAAGATTCACCGTAACCATTCTTGTATATATTTTTAAGGGATTCTTCCATCCCCTTCATTTCTTCTTCAGTAGCTCCAGTTTGAGCTTGTAATTTGTTCATAGACTTTTGAAGATTATCTCCTGCCACAAACAAAGCACCCATTCCTGCCACTGCTGCTCCTGCTCCTGCAACAAGAGCTCCGGCCATAACTCCTCCTAATGCGGCAGCCGCACCACCCATTTTGCCGAAGGTACCTGATGCTTTTTCCCCTTTTTTATCAGTCTCATCGATTGCTTGGTTGGCAGCTTCATTGTCCACAAAAATAGAGCCGAACAACTTAAATATTTCCACAAATTCACCGCCCTTCTTAAGGCAAATAAAAAAGCGCTCTTATTCAGAACGCTTCATACTTTTTAAAATGTTTTCTGCATCATTTATGATTTCATCATCTGTACGATTATCTGTTGGTTGTGTAGGCTGTTTCAGTTGTTTTAAGTAATCGCTGAATGAGATAAATGTTTCTTTTGTCATCCTTGCATAAGCAACTAGCCACTGCTCCCAAGCTTGGTGCTCGATGTCTTTCTCAGTTGCTTTTTTGTATAAAGCCAACCCTTCCTCAGCAGATAATGACATAATAAAAGACATGTCAGAATACCGATGAAGAAGGGTATCGTACATGTCTATTTCATCAATGCAGAGACACTGGACAAAAAACTTTTTAGCCCAGGATGATTCAAAAAATCTTTGATTAACTCCGTAGTTTCTTCAAGAGTCAAATTCTCAATATCTTCCTTCGAAACTTCTTTTATACTAGCAAGAAATTCTGTAATTTCTGCTTGTGCTTCCCCTAAATTTTCAATGCAAAGGAATATAAACTTCGCACCTATTTCTTTTTGAGAAGTTTCTTCAGAAGTTTCGGCAAAAATGGCACGTACTTGTCTACTAATACCAGCTTTTTTAATAATACGAATAACAGCAAATACATCAGGAAATTTGAGACTGCGCATTATAGATTCACCACAACTTTCGGCCAATAAATTTTAAAAGGAGCTGCACCAGATTCCACGTTATTTTCATCATAATGTCCTGTAAATTTAACCGGGATAACCGCTTCATTTTTATCCTGTGTCTTTAGGGATAATCCCTCTAATGAAATTGCATTGTCAATGACAATAACAACCGGTTTACTTGAACCGCTTAGGCGACCAACGAAGGCAATATTTTTAAGATAGTCTGTAAGTTCAATTTTTCCTTTAGTTGTTATAATGTCGTAATTAGTATCTGTTTTATCTGTAGTGGATCCAGCAATAGCAAGCGCGATATTAGCTGCTGTTAATTCCTTAAGATTTGCCGTCAAAGTAGGAGTTTCAGAGTCAATGACTACATTTCCTTTACCTTGACCTTTAATACCGTCCACAGGGATGACACGCGTTTCCTGTGTAAGAGCAAACTCATTACCTCCACTTGTTGCTCCTAACAAATCACCTGTAAACTCTCCTGTAGCTTCTGTATAAACTAAGTTTTTGTAAATAGCCCCTGCATCAAGTAAATAATGCAAAGGTGAATTAGCTGTATAGCCAGTAGTTTGTAATGACATTAAGTATCACTACCTTTCGAAAATTTAATAGTTTTAGGAATATCTCTTTCGTATAACCTTCCAGTAAAAATATATTTCCTCCGGTTAATCTGTGGATCCGGATCAGCTAATGGAAATTTTCTGTCCAAATTAATAAACATTGCTAAGTAATCATTTATTATGATTTTCTTATTTAAGGTTTTTGAAATACTATCCATTAATAATTCTAAAGGAGCAGTATCCCCGTTATTATCCCATCCGTCCACATCAAGAGTTATCATTTGCTGATCATCTTCTATATAAGTGATATTTATTTCATACACGATATAAGGATATTGAACAGTTTCAGTGGCCTTCATAAAAAAGACTCGAGGATGAATGGACTTTAGATGGGCTTGTATTACTTTTCTAATTTCAATCATCGGCTTCCTCATCCTCTACTTCCGGTAATCCGTTAGCCTTTATGTCCTCAATTTGCCTTAAAAATTCAGCTTGGGTATCGCGAATTTTATCGATATTATTAAGTACAGGGGCACGTAAAAAATCAGTGGAAGGCATGCTTTTCGTACCAAACTGGACTAAGTGTGCATGGTAGGCGTATGGATAGCCTTTTTTCCTTGCTCTTGCTCGGTCATAAATACCAATCTGGAGCACAGGTTGTTCATTTGCCTTTCCCTTAACCCAAGATCCCACATTCTTTTTTAGAACCCCTTCATCAACAGGAACAGTTTTCTTAATTAATTTTCTTAAGAATTTTGCTGTTTCCCTCAATGCTTGTTTCTCTAATTTCCCCAGGGCTGCCTTTACTTCCTTAGAATTAGATTCAAATCTTGTACCGTCAGCCATTTAAACAACCTCTTTTCCAATAATGGTAAGAGTCTTGTTTAATTCATCATCATTAATAGGTGGTACCGTAATTTCAAAGATACGTCCTTTATAAATAATCCGCATATCACTGTTAATTCCTGTTGTGTACCGGATAACAAAACGGACCGTACTTTCCGCTTGAACTGCTGCAGCCTGAATAAACTCTCTGCCTTGAACCGTTTTGACCATTGCCCATGCAGTTTTTACATCCACCCAACTTTTCACGATATCCCCTAATGCATTCTCGGTTTCACTAAAGCTCTGAAAAGTAATCCGATGATTAAATTGGTTGGCCATCCTCGGCATCACTAAACACCTCCTGAACAAAGAACGGTGTCATGGCATCTAATGCCTCACCTAACTCTTTCTCGGATATACGATATTCATAAAAGATTCCAGCACACATGATCACCAAATACTCAACTTCTTTACCAGTAGCTTTTTTAACATAATTCTTTCCTTGCTCCAAATAAAAAGGGAGCATGGAATCATCCATGCCCTCATCCCACCTAATATGTTTTTTTAATTTCTCAATAAGCTCGTCCATAAAGCATCACCCTTAGGCCGGCTTTACTTTACCAACTTCATAACGGTAAACGGCAGGTTCAAATGGAGAGTAAACTAATTGACCATCAAGTAGGTTATAAATTTGGAAACCAATTTTATTTGTGCCGGCATATTTTTCAACAAGCTTTTGTAATTCCATTGCACCGATAACATCTTGGATATGGAATGCTTTGAAATCGCCAAAGTAGAAAACTGGTTTCGTATGGTCAGAACCATCTGCAGAATCAGTGAAATCTACTTTATGACCAAGCAATGTGTAACCAACACCATCTTTTGCTTCATGAAGCAATGGTCGACCTGTGGTATCAGTCATTCCTTCAAGGACAGTTAAAGCAGCACGATTGATAATCCACATTGCTTTCTTTAGTACCTCTGTTACTGGTTGTCCTTTTAATTTTACGAGTTCTTGATAAAGTTTTTGAGAATATCCAGCTGCGGTGATGTCAATAGGTGATGACTCGTAATAAGCAACAGCTTTTTTCTCTAATGCACCAGGGTTTTCATTACTTACATCATTACCTTTGAACATATAATTTGTTTCTTTACGTACATAAGCTTTTTTCAATTCATCAATTACAATCGTTTCAATTGGTGCACCAGTCATTTTTAGTAACTTTTTAGTAACAGTAGCCAAAGCATCGAATTCTGATGGATCTAAAAGGATTTCATCAAATTCAATTTCTGTTTCTGGAATTTCATCACCGGCACCACGCTCTTTTTTACGTACATTGGCATTTGCTTTTTTAACTAATACTGGGTATTTCACATTTCCTTTTTCTCTATGCACAGAGCCATATTTACGTAATAAGTTTTCTTCTTGTGCGTAAGTAATGATTTCAGATGCAATGACTTCCGGAATAGTTACAGATCCATTACCAATTTCTACACCTAAAGATCGTGCTTCTGCTTCTGAAATTTTCCCAACAACGAAATTAGCAAAGGCGGAACGAATTTCTTTTTCTCTATTTTTGGTAGACTTTGCACCACGAGTAGAAAGTCCTTTCCCTATTTGACTCATAATAGCTGATCTCTGTTCTCCAGAAATTACATTGGAACGTTGGCCGTCCCCTTCTTCTCCTTCCCCTTCCCCACCTTCTGGGTCACCGTCACGACCCTCGCCGTCACCAGATCCATCTCCTTCACCCTCACCTGAGCCTTCCCCTTCGCCGTCGCCTTCCATATTTGCTAAGGTATCAGCAATCTCTTGTAATTGATCAGCAAGCTCAGTTACTTCTGTTTGAACAGCTTCCAAGTCTTCAGCTCGGACTTCATTTCTTTCTAGTTGGCCACGTAATTCAGTTAAACGTTGGTTGTTACGTTTTTGTAAAGCTAGTAAAAGTTTTTTGTTCATGCTTCAAGCACTCCTTTAATTTGTTTAAGTATTTTAATACGTTGTTCTACTGATTTATCAATCTCTTTACTTCGGACTAAAGATGCTTCGGTATCATCGTAAGCTGGAATAGAAACCACTGAAATTTCATAAAGTTCAACTTCATGAATGGTCCTTAATGCAGGTTCAACTGAATAATCCCAAGTTTCCTCGGTAATCCAAAAGCCAAATGAACATTGGTTGATATCCCCCCTGCTCATGCTCTCTGCTAGATCACGGCCAACAGATGTATTAGGTAATTCGATTTCAAATTTTAATCCTCTTTCATCCTCTTCAAGCCGCAATGTACCGCTTTTAGTTCTACCGAGGACATTATCCCAATTGTGATTAAACAATGCCCTTATATCGCCATTCTCGGACAGAGAGCGAGCGAAAGCACCAGGCTCAATAATTTCTTCAAACCAATCACCAATACTTGTCTTAGAATTAAAAATAGCAGCATAACCAGTTATCATCGAGGGCTTATCTTCTGTTGCATCCCTAGTCTTTAATTTGGTGATGTCAAATGTCCTCATTTCCCTTTTTGTCATTTCCATCACCTCCCTTCAAGGAATCATCAGTGGCATTCTTTAAATCTTCGCCAGCAATCAAATCTTTTGAGATATACAACTTACTAGATTCAGCTGTGTTTAGCTTTTGGAATCCAAGCATTTCTCTTGAGTCATCAGGTGAAGTAATCATGGTACGCACCATGTTGTAAGCAATATTTGTTTTCGTGCTATACGGCACAAAATCAAGAATATTAATCTTAAATTTAATTCGCTTGTCCGAATTTTTCCCGAAAAAAAGAAGACTCAAATGGTCTTCAAAGTTTTTCATTATTGGTTTAACTGCTTTGTTATGCAAATACATCATTGCTTTTTCTAAATCAGTCTTAGTAAGAGCTGTGTAAGTGTCCACATTAATTCCCAAGAATTTGCCCAAGTCTTTTTTATAAACATTTAAATATGCCAGAGTCTTCTGGTCATCGAGTGGAGATTCCATTGTATCGATGCTATAACCTTTACCCAGTGGAATCATTTTGATTGATCGTGACTCGTCTATTGCTTCAAGTTGATCTAGTATTGCTTTAATTAATTTTGATTGTGCTGCATTTTGTGGGTTGATGTGTGCGTCTAGTTTGAGCAAGAAGGCCATTAATCCACCTTTAGAGTATTTGTCCGTTAGAACTTTTTCGGCACTCATAACGCCTTCTAGCGTGCTCTTGCCAAGCTGTAAAATGCCAACCCCTTTTAAATGATTCGTCCCAATATTTTTTATGTGTCGGATCATAAAAGAAGGAATTTCTACCCCACCAATTTTGTAATGCTCAATCAATCTATCATCGATTTCGGTGTAAACATTGGCCGCAAGATGCAGCCGGTCACCATCAAGTACCGGGAAAACTTCTCCCTGCAGCAAGTAGGTATTGGTCATTAACTTAATAAACTCGGAACCAGTCAAATAATTATTAGGATTCTTTAATATCTTCAATGATGGATAATTTTTTATTTCATTTCCTTCACTGTCTTCCACAACAATGTCAGCCAACATCATCTGATTACTAATATCCTGCAGCAGCTCATAAACATCAGATGACTCAAGAATATTCTCGTCATTCACATAGCGGCCGCCATAACGGACTGTGTTATTGAAGATATCTTCGAACCAGCCGCGCTTTTCAATTTGCCTATATAAAAAGTTTGAAAATCGATCACGTAATCCCAAATTCTCACCGCCTTTCTATGAAATAAAAAAAGAACTGAAATCAGTCCTTTTTCCACCTGTATAAGAAGTACAATTTTTTTAATAATAAATATTCCCTTCCGGGTCAATTAAAGAACTAACACTTTCTCTTTGAAACTCAACACGTCCATCTTCAAAAATCTTCTTGACTATTAAATTTTCAACTTTTTTCAATTTCAACTTATTATCCGCAGCAGTGGGTTTTACCGCTAGATTTAGACCGTTCTTAAACGCAACCGATGGATAAATATATCCGTCACAATTTGGTATATCATAGAAATTCTTTGCCAACATAATAGAAATTCTGTATAAGTACTCAGTGCCTATACCAACTTCTTTTGTAAACTCAGTGTGTAAAAATTGTTCTAAAATCTTTTGATTGATTTTCCCTTGTTCATTTAATCCCCTTTCATCTGCAAAATCAGGTGCATTATCATTCATTCCTATTGAAGATGCTTGAATGTACTCACCATTTTTTACCTCATACTCAATGTGTGCAAATGATTGACCTTCACTTGCTTTTACCTCATAGAATGGCGTTGCTTGATCTAAAGAAGTATATAACATTGCTTCTCCAACATCGTTAAGCCTTTGACGTGATTTTACAAATTTCGCCTTACGATACCACACGTCCGATATATTACTAAACCTAGTACCTGGATCTTTTCCCCGCAATCTGTACAATTTTGTGCCTTCACCTATATTTCTATGCATAACCATTAAACAAGGTAAAGTTTCCAAAGTTAAATCAAATAAATCTTTATGAGTAATTCGCTTTAAATCTACTTTTTTATAACGTTCAAGCCTCGATAATATTTCTAATGTACTTAAGTTATTCAATGGATTTAATGAAAGATTATTAAACATGGGAATCTACCTCTTTTTAGTTATAGATTACCATATAATGTATGAATTATGTTATCTATAAATCTCACTAATTAAATCATCCATTCCTTCTTCACTCACATCATCCATAACCATCATGGTTTCTTTATGAGCAACTAAAAAAGCAACAAATCCATCGATCTTTTTCTTGGACTGTCGCTTACTTGGGGCTTTCATGCCATTTATATTTTTAACCACTACTACATTCAGTGCACAGTAAACAAATAGTGGATTGTCTGTAATCAATCGTCTTTCATAAATAATTATTTCAGCGTCATCAACCATCGCATTCATTACTGATGGATACTGATTAACCGCAATACATTCAAGACCAAGGTTCTCTAGCTTCTCTATTAATTTTTGAGACATGGCCGGGTCATAGTTTATTTGCTGCACATCATATAAATCCATGCATTGCACAATGTACTCCATGACTTGATCCTGGTCTATCATTTTTCCATCGCAAAAAGTTACAAATCCTCGTTCAGCCAAATCAGTATATGGCACGTTGTCCTCTTTTTCTCGGTGCTCGATGTCCTCATTAGGGATAAAATACATTTGCTTCACTTTTAATATGGAACGACCTTCATCATTATGTGTAGGGAAATTCAGGCTCACACAAGTTAAGTCTGTAGTCTTAGATAAATCCAACCCAAGATAACAGGTTTCCCCAGTAAGGTCGCCAAGTTCTTCGCTCGTAACCAAAACATGAGCCACTTGGTCCTGTTCAAAGAAGTTTTCTGCACCATTAACAAATACGTCCAAATGTTTAGAAAGGAACTCGGCTTTTTTGTGTGCTGACCGTGCTGCAGTAATAAATTCCGTTTCAAGCGCGCTCATGGTTACGGAAACACCAATATTCGGGTTAACCATTTCCCAAACTTTACGATCAGTCCAATCATAATTTTTGTTGGGCTCATAAATCATTACGAAACTTGAGTCATTGTCATCATTCTTCAGAACTTGCTTCGCTTCCTGATACACCCTCATACCCACTGAAGATGACCCTTTACCAGCTGTCGAGATGTTAAACATGATTGGTTCATCCCGAGAGATTTGAGCTGATTTAAAGTTATCGTATTGGTCCATGTTCTCCTGGGCGTGGAGCTCGTCATTCAGAACAAAGTGTGGATTAGAACCCTCAATCGATTGAATGTTCTTTGACATTACAATAAATTGATTCTGATAGGCTAAATCATTATGGATATAATCATATGTCACACTAGATATTGTGCCTTTTGGACCTTTATAAATGTGGGAAGCATTCATGAGAGCGTCATGGTTTAAAATTGTCGCCGCGAAAGGTTTAGCTGCATATTGCGCCTGGCTAAAATCACTTGCACAGCAATAACAATCCGCGCTTAGAATTCCCTCACCATACATGGCATAACCAAGAGCCCCAACGGCAAGTAATGTTTTACCATTTTTCTTAGGAATTTGAATATAAGATTCTCGAATAACACGAACAACTTTCCCAGCTTCGTTATAATGCACCCAGCCATAAATATTTGAGTATGCAAATTTCTCCCAGTCTTCCAGGATAAACGGCTGGCCGGCAAGATTCCCTTTTGTGTGACGGACAAAAGTTTCTACCCAGTCCATCATTTCATTGGCACGATCAA
The DNA window shown above is from Neobacillus sp. WH10 and carries:
- a CDS encoding phage tail tape measure protein, which produces MEIFKLFGSIFVDNEAANQAIDETDKKGEKASGTFGKMGGAAAALGGVMAGALVAGAGAAVAGMGALFVAGDNLQKSMNKLQAQTGATEEEMKGMEESLKNIYKNGYGESFEEIAQTMALAKNTTGAMGEDLQWLGQDALMLRDTFEYDVSESLRSSDKLMKQFGLTGTDAMAFIAEASQKGLNYADDLLPTIDEYSVYFKQAGMDASDMFGMFENAKKAGVFNLDYAADAFKEFGIIMTENSTRASDALARIGVQNGAELQKQFAKGGDSAKEAFKTIASAVGEVKDPLLQSQVLVELFGTKAEDMGAAAVVAMAQANDSITGNTDVLKEINEIKYDSFGEALQGIGRNLMMGVFEPFQEKVMPVINEFANWIASKMPVAEQIMNTTFSAIFDAVSVVFSFFKDNILPILQEWFTNVQGNFPIVQGIFQTVFSAIWAVAQTVWLFFRDNILPIFVSLYEWIAGNMPIIRSTVEVVFRKIVEVAQMVWSFFQNNILPILQRLFEFIQSKMPQIQSIVESVFRIIASVVKIVYEIFENFLLPVLKALWDFIVAPAFSKIQSIIETVFGAIFDAVDAVVGVFEDVARAIEKALDWLTFWDKKEPKKKTIEVEEKRTSSGKTPKYAIGTNYHPGGYAIVGEKGPELVDLPQGSKVRTTNESRQMLNQQEIKQPVIIQMVTPDRRVLAEMVVDDITQMQEFNLDRKKKF
- a CDS encoding HK97 gp10 family phage protein, coding for MADGTRFESNSKEVKAALGKLEKQALRETAKFLRKLIKKTVPVDEGVLKKNVGSWVKGKANEQPVLQIGIYDRARARKKGYPYAYHAHLVQFGTKSMPSTDFLRAPVLNNIDKIRDTQAEFLRQIEDIKANGLPEVEDEEADD
- a CDS encoding phage head closure protein, yielding MPRMANQFNHRITFQSFSETENALGDIVKSWVDVKTAWAMVKTVQGREFIQAAAVQAESTVRFVIRYTTGINSDMRIIYKGRIFEITVPPINDDELNKTLTIIGKEVV
- a CDS encoding head-tail connector protein, producing MDELIEKLKKHIRWDEGMDDSMLPFYLEQGKNYVKKATGKEVEYLVIMCAGIFYEYRISEKELGEALDAMTPFFVQEVFSDAEDGQPI
- a CDS encoding phage major capsid protein, which produces MNKKLLLALQKRNNQRLTELRGQLERNEVRAEDLEAVQTEVTELADQLQEIADTLANMEGDGEGEGSGEGEGDGSGDGEGRDGDPEGGEGEGEEGDGQRSNVISGEQRSAIMSQIGKGLSTRGAKSTKNREKEIRSAFANFVVGKISEAEARSLGVEIGNGSVTIPEVIASEIITYAQEENLLRKYGSVHREKGNVKYPVLVKKANANVRKKERGAGDEIPETEIEFDEILLDPSEFDALATVTKKLLKMTGAPIETIVIDELKKAYVRKETNYMFKGNDVSNENPGALEKKAVAYYESSPIDITAAGYSQKLYQELVKLKGQPVTEVLKKAMWIINRAALTVLEGMTDTTGRPLLHEAKDGVGYTLLGHKVDFTDSADGSDHTKPVFYFGDFKAFHIQDVIGAMELQKLVEKYAGTNKIGFQIYNLLDGQLVYSPFEPAVYRYEVGKVKPA
- a CDS encoding HK97 family phage prohead protease, with protein sequence MTKREMRTFDITKLKTRDATEDKPSMITGYAAIFNSKTSIGDWFEEIIEPGAFARSLSENGDIRALFNHNWDNVLGRTKSGTLRLEEDERGLKFEIELPNTSVGRDLAESMSRGDINQCSFGFWITEETWDYSVEPALRTIHEVELYEISVVSIPAYDDTEASLVRSKEIDKSVEQRIKILKQIKGVLEA
- a CDS encoding phage portal protein, with protein sequence MGLRDRFSNFLYRQIEKRGWFEDIFNNTVRYGGRYVNDENILESSDVYELLQDISNQMMLADIVVEDSEGNEIKNYPSLKILKNPNNYLTGSEFIKLMTNTYLLQGEVFPVLDGDRLHLAANVYTEIDDRLIEHYKIGGVEIPSFMIRHIKNIGTNHLKGVGILQLGKSTLEGVMSAEKVLTDKYSKGGLMAFLLKLDAHINPQNAAQSKLIKAILDQLEAIDESRSIKMIPLGKGYSIDTMESPLDDQKTLAYLNVYKKDLGKFLGINVDTYTALTKTDLEKAMMYLHNKAVKPIMKNFEDHLSLLFFGKNSDKRIKFKINILDFVPYSTKTNIAYNMVRTMITSPDDSREMLGFQKLNTAESSKLYISKDLIAGEDLKNATDDSLKGGDGNDKKGNEDI
- a CDS encoding terminase TerL endonuclease subunit, coding for MIERGINYADIFAKKVRKHPKKYPDTIKLMVDRYYKWKKRKDIWFDVDRANEMMDWVETFVRHTKGNLAGQPFILEDWEKFAYSNIYGWVHYNEAGKVVRVIRESYIQIPKKNGKTLLAVGALGYAMYGEGILSADCYCCASDFSQAQYAAKPFAATILNHDALMNASHIYKGPKGTISSVTYDYIHNDLAYQNQFIVMSKNIQSIEGSNPHFVLNDELHAQENMDQYDNFKSAQISRDEPIMFNISTAGKGSSSVGMRVYQEAKQVLKNDDNDSSFVMIYEPNKNYDWTDRKVWEMVNPNIGVSVTMSALETEFITAARSAHKKAEFLSKHLDVFVNGAENFFEQDQVAHVLVTSEELGDLTGETCYLGLDLSKTTDLTCVSLNFPTHNDEGRSILKVKQMYFIPNEDIEHREKEDNVPYTDLAERGFVTFCDGKMIDQDQVMEYIVQCMDLYDVQQINYDPAMSQKLIEKLENLGLECIAVNQYPSVMNAMVDDAEIIIYERRLITDNPLFVYCALNVVVVKNINGMKAPSKRQSKKKIDGFVAFLVAHKETMMVMDDVSEEGMDDLISEIYR